GAGAAGATTAGGTCGGAGAAAGACCCTAATCTTGGCTACGATGCCTCAGAAGATAAATTCACTGATTTAGTCCAGGCAGGGGTGATTGACCCGGCAAAAGTAACTCGCTGTGCCCTGCAAAATGCAACTTCGATTGCAGGATTAATGTTGACCACAGAAGCATTGGTTACGGATATCCCTGAAAAGAAAAAAGATATGCCTCCGATGCCACCAGGCGGTGGATACGGGGATATGTATTAAGTAAGTAGTGAGCAGTGAGAAAAAATTTTAAGGAGTGGGAACTAAAAACTCCCACTCCTTGTTTTTTGATGATTGGTAAAGGGTGAATACTATTTAGTTACCAATTACCAGATTTGTAACCATTCATCTATAGATGGACACGGATAAAACACTGATTTTCTGTAAGGGTTCAGGGAGGATAAAAATAAGGAGAAAGGGAGAAGATGGAGAAGTGGAGAAAAGAAGAGTTAACTGATAGGATTATTAATGCCTGTATTAATGTCCATAAGAGGAGATAAGTGGGAAGTATTATAATGAGGTTAGAGTATACCTTAGAGCAGTGGATAAAGAAATAGGGTTAGGGGTAAATTTCGCAGACTCCAAGATTGATGTCCGAAGGGTGGAGCAAGAAAAAGTTTGAGCCATTTCTCCTTGTTTACACTTCTAATGTATAGCCCTGAACGGTTACCCAGATTTAAGTAGGGAGATGTTAAAATGCCAACTTATGAATATGAATGCCTAAAATGTGGATTTAGATTTGAGGAATTTCAAAAAATTACAGATGAACCTCTAAAAAAATGCCTTGAATGTAAAGCAGATGTTAAAAGGGTATTTACAGCAGGAGCAGGATTTTTATTTAAAGGTTCAGGCTTCTATGCCACAGATTATGTTCAGAGAAGCAAAACTTATGTCGAGGCAGAAAAAAAAGAAATAGGCTACAAAGAACCTAAACCTGAAAAGCCTGATTCTAAAAAAGATAAAGTCTCCACCGCGAAAAAATAGTTGAATTTAATTTAAAAATATGATATGATTAGAGAGGGGAAAAATTTGTCAAAGAAAAAAATTATCACAGAACCAGAAGAACATATTGAGATTGAGAAGGTTGAAGAAAAAGTAAGTATTACAAAACAAGAGTTAGCTGAGTTTGAAAAACAGAAAATCCTTGCTGATGAATATTTAGACCATCTCAGGCGACTTAAGGCAGAATTTGAAAACTATAAAAAACGCGAGGAAAAACAAAGAATAGAATTTGCCAAATTCGCCAATGAAGGTTTAATTATTGAATTATTACCGGTAATGGATAGTCTTGATAGAGCATTAAATGGTGTTCATGAATCACATAGTTTGGAGAGCTTTTTGCCAGGGGTAGAATTAATTCGGAAACAATTAGAGGATATTCTGGTAAAAAATGGACTTGCTGGAATAGAAACCGTAGGAAACCCGTTTGACCCCAAAAAACATGAGGCACTCCTGCATATAGAATCGCAAGAACATCCTGAAGATATTGTAACTCAGGAGTTAAGAAAAGGATATTTGCTGAATAATAAAGTAATTAGACCGGCTCAAGTAGCCGTTAGTAAAGCAAAAAGTAGTGAGTAGAGAAACTACTTACCACTCAAATTGGCGAGAAAAAAGGAGTATCTATGCGAAAATTAAAATTATATGTTGATACTTCTGTGTGGAATTTTTACTTTGCAGATGATGCCCCTGAAAAGAGAGATGTGACAAAAGACTTTTTTGATTTGGTGCGAAAAGGAGAATATGAAGTATTTATTTCCGAAGTAGTTCTTAAAGAAATAAGCGATGCATCAGAACTAAAAAAAACTCAACTGGGAAAACTTATTAAAAGTTATCCAGTGATAGAATTGGAGATTACAGAAGAAGCAGTTGAGATGGCTAAGAGTTATATGGCTAAAGGTATTCTACCAGAGAAGAAAGAAGATGATGCATTGCATGTGGCTATAGCAACAGCTGCGGAGATGGATGCAGTTGTAACATGGAATTACCAACATTTAGCAAATTTAAGGAAGGCAGAGTTATTTCATAGCGCAAGTTTAGAAAAAGGATATTTTAAAAAGTTGGAGATAGTTACTCCGATGGAGGTGAGTAGATATGAAAGTTGATAAGTCACTTCAAGAGGTCTGGAATTGGAAAGAGAAAGTTTATGAGGAAATGAAAGGACTTTCTACCAAAGAAAAGATAGTAAGTTTTAAA
The bacterium DNA segment above includes these coding regions:
- a CDS encoding TCP-1/cpn60 chaperonin family protein → KLKLEGDEKVGAMIVRRALEEPLRQIAENAGLEGSIVAEKIRSEKDPNLGYDASEDKFTDLVQAGVIDPAKVTRCALQNATSIAGLMLTTEALVTDIPEKKKDMPPMPPGGGYGDMY
- a CDS encoding FmdB family zinc ribbon protein, with product MPTYEYECLKCGFRFEEFQKITDEPLKKCLECKADVKRVFTAGAGFLFKGSGFYATDYVQRSKTYVEAEKKEIGYKEPKPEKPDSKKDKVSTAKK
- a CDS encoding nucleotide exchange factor GrpE, giving the protein MSKKKIITEPEEHIEIEKVEEKVSITKQELAEFEKQKILADEYLDHLRRLKAEFENYKKREEKQRIEFAKFANEGLIIELLPVMDSLDRALNGVHESHSLESFLPGVELIRKQLEDILVKNGLAGIETVGNPFDPKKHEALLHIESQEHPEDIVTQELRKGYLLNNKVIRPAQVAVSKAKSSE
- a CDS encoding type II toxin-antitoxin system VapC family toxin gives rise to the protein MRKLKLYVDTSVWNFYFADDAPEKRDVTKDFFDLVRKGEYEVFISEVVLKEISDASELKKTQLGKLIKSYPVIELEITEEAVEMAKSYMAKGILPEKKEDDALHVAIATAAEMDAVVTWNYQHLANLRKAELFHSASLEKGYFKKLEIVTPMEVSRYES